A single genomic interval of Lathyrus oleraceus cultivar Zhongwan6 chromosome 7, CAAS_Psat_ZW6_1.0, whole genome shotgun sequence harbors:
- the LOC127108152 gene encoding eukaryotic translation initiation factor 2A: MALDADSPSLQILVRRPEECSLWTGPPFPNGQPNVKLDKVNCLNAKFSDDGSLFMVVKSNSVVSIYDSKSAQEIRSFQVPNLVAASLSPRGTFLQTFQKPAPQEKNVTLWKTETGDSIYQLSQKSITRVNWPAIQFSSDEATACRLATNELQFFDTGDFSKGFVYRLRVQGVASAELSSSPASHVAAFVPESKGVPASVQIYACGNASQSQPVARRSFFRCSTAQLKWNHGSTGLLAVAQSDVDKTNQSYYGESKLYYITTDGKFEGLVPLRKEGPVHEAQWSYSGLEFAVVYGFMPAKATLFDKNCNPLLELGTGPYNTIRWNPKGKFLCLAGFGNLPGDMVFWDYVEKKQLAATKAEWSVTSEWSPDGCYFMTATTAPRLQVDNGIKIFHYNGSLYFKKMFDKLYQADWKPESPSKFGDITELIKSLDSIKLEDKKPSGQGPKPTQASIKASSANPIAQKPAAYRPPHAKTAAVIKAELLGESSAETLSKNALKNKKKREKQKEKKAAADASS; this comes from the exons ATGGCACTCGATGCCGATTCACCTTCTCTTCAAATATTAG TTCGGCGGCCGGAAGAATGCTCACTATGGACTGGACCTCCGTTCCCAAACGGTCAACCTAATGTCAAGCTTGATAAAGTTAATTGCTTGAATGCGAAATTCAGTGATGATGGATCTTTGTTTATGGTGGTGAAATCTAACTCTGTTGTTAGTATTTATGATTCTAAGAGTGCTCAAGAGATTAGGTCTTTTCAAGTTCCTAATCTTGTTGCTGCTAGTTTGTCCCCGAGGGGAACTTTTTTGCAAACCTTTCAAAAACCTGCGCCGCAAGAAAAGAATGTGACGTTGTGGAAAACGGAGACGGGTGATTCTATTTATCAACTCTCTCAGAAGAGTATCACAAGAGTCAATTG GCCTGCAATTCAGTTCAGCTCTGATGAAGCTACCGCATGCCGCTTGGCAACTAATGAGTTGCAGTTTTTCGATACTGGGGATTTTTCTAAAGGGTTTGTTTATCGGTTAAGAGTTCAAGGAGTTGCTTCTGCCGAGCTTTCTAGTTCACCTGCTTCTCATGTAGCTGCATTTGTTCCGGAATCCAAG GGGGTTCCTGCTAGTGTACAGATATATGCTTGTGGAAATGCTTCCCAAAGTCAGCCTGTGGCTCGACGGAGTTTTTTCCGATGTTCTACTGCCCAGCTTAAATGGAATCATGGTTCAACTGGACTTCTAGCTGTGGCACAATCAGATGTTGATAAAACCAATCAGAGTTACTATGGAGAATCGAAGTTATACTACATAACAACAGATGGGAAGTTTGAAGGATTAGTGCCTCTTC GGAAAGAGGGGCCTGTTCATGAAGCTCAGTGGTCATATTCAGGCTTAGAGTTTGCTGTTGTGTATGGGT TTATGCCTGCTAAAGCAACTCTGTTTGACAAGAACTGCAATCCTTTACTGGAGCTTGGAACTGGTCCTTACAACACTATTCGATGGAACCCGAAAGGGAAAT TTTTATGCTTGGCTGGCTTCGGTAACTTGCCTGGTGATATG GTATTTTGGGATTACGTAGAAAAGAAACAGCTTGCAGCAACCAAGGCTGAATGGTCTGTAACAAGTGAATGGTCTCCGGATGGTTGCTATTTCATGACAGCGACAACAGCTCCAAGGCTTCAAGTTGACAATGG GATCAAGATTTTTCACTATAATGGGTCATTGTACTTCAAGAAGATGTTTGACAAATTGTACCAG GCTGATTGGAAACCAGAGTCGCCAAGTAAGTTTGGTGATATCACTGAACTAATCAAGTCACTGGACTCGATCAAACTTGAAGATAAAAAACCATCAG GTCAAGGACCAAAACCAACCCAGGCTTCTATAAAAGCCTCTTCTGCCAACCCAATTGCACAAAAACCTGCCGCATATCGTCCACCACATGCTAAGACTGCAGCTGTTATTAAGGCAGAG CTGTTAGGAGAGAGCTCGGCAGA AACACTGAGCAAGAATGCTTTAAAAAACAAGAAAAAGAGGGAGAAACAGAAGGAGAAAAAGGCTGCTGCAGATGCCAGTTCTTAA
- the LOC127102959 gene encoding uncharacterized mitochondrial protein AtMg00810-like — protein sequence MDPNAKLWGEGNVSVDTGRYQRFVGKLIYLSHTRPDIAFSVSVVSQFMHSPFEEHLEAVYRILRYLKGNPRKILFFKTSEKNVSIFTDVDWAGSVTDRRSTSGYCTYVWGNLVTWRSKKQGVMQRPSLKLCLKVFVKDYGSLES from the coding sequence ATGGATCCTAATGCTAAACTTTGGGGAGAAGGTAATGTTTCTGTTGATACTGGGAGATATCAGAGATTTGTTGGGAAACTGATTTATTTGTCACACACCCGACCTGATATTGCTTTCTCAGTTAGTGTAGTGAGTCAGTTTATGCATTCTCCTTTCGAGGAACATCTTGAGGCAGTATATAGGATACTGAGATATTTGAAGGGAAATCCtagaaaaatattattttttaagaCTAGTGAAAAAAATGTGTCTATCTTCACCGATGTCGATTGGGCAGGTTCAGTCACAGATAGAAGATCAACCTCTGGATATTGTACCTATGTTTGGGGTAATCTCGTGACATGGaggagcaagaaacaaggagtAATGCAGAGACCGAGTTTAAAGTTATGTCTCAAGGTATTTGTGAAGGATTATGGATCCTTAGAGTCCTAG